GACAGTAATAATACTCGCCGCGACTTATGTCAGGTATGAGAGCCGATGTCATAGGTGTCGACAGCCACGACCCGGGGGACTACTGTGTTATACTCAGAGTCGAAGACGACCGAGCCGTGGCGGTTCCCGTCGAAGCCAGACACGCACAGTCGATCCGTCTCGGTCTCGACAACACGAGGTTCGGAAGACCCCTTACACACGACCTTCTTATCGAGGTTCTGACTGAGATGGGAGGCGCGGTCGACTCCGCCGAGATATACGCCTACGACGAGGAAAGAGACGAGTTCTACGCGCGTCTTAAAACTGAGTCTTACCGTGGCGGCGACCGACGCGACGAGATCCCCTACGACTGCGATCCTGGGGACGCCGTCGGAGTCGCTCTCAAGTCGAGCGCGCCCATACGAGTCTCAGAAGACGTAGTCGAAGAAGCTCCTGCCCCGGAGTCGGAGACGGGATGGTGAGGAAAACCGAGTCGGTCTCTGACCTCCTCGATCTCGAACGTCCCCCCGAGGACACACCTCTCCGTTCGCCTCGCGTCGAGTCGTACAGCTGGGAGACCTTCAAGACTACGACGCGTAAGACGGCTAACCTGATTGCTGGCTTGGGTGTCCGACGGGGACACTCCGTCTCATTCTCGCCCGCGAACCAACCCGAGTCTGTCTTCTTCTTCCTCGGTGCCTCACTACTCGGAGCCGAGGTCACGGCTGGTCTCGATGACGATGTCTCTCCCGAACTCGTCTTCGGACCTACGCCGACTGTCGAGAGACTCGGTCTCGGTACGAGAGGTATCTCTTACGGCGAGAAGCCCGACGATCCGCGTCTGACCCATTACGAGAGGGAGATATGGGGTGAGAGTCCCCTGTTCCCGCCTGACAGGACTAGCAGCCCCGAAGACGTCGTCCTAGTCGACGGCTCCGACGAGTACAGACAGAGCCAGCTCTTCGAAGCAGCCGAGACTGTAGCCGATGAAGCCGGAATCCACGACTACGACGAGGCTGTGGTCGGCTCAGTCTCCGAACCCAGAGATATAGTTGCCGGGGTTCTGGCTCCACTCGTCGCCGAAACCACGGTAACACTCCGCGGCGACGCGAGCCGAGGGACTGACACAGACACTGACGCTGACACGGATTCGGACGCTGTTCTACTCCGCCGAGGCGACACACAGAAGACTCTCCGGGTAGGCTCGGTCTCTATAAAATAGGAACGAAGCTGTCTGTCTGTTACTTTACTTTACTCTACTCTACTCTACTTTACTCGCTGTCGCTCGTCGCTACGCGTCTCACGTCGATAGCTCTTGGACCTTCTTCTGCCTCCTCGATCTCGAACTCGACTACGTCATCCTCGTCTATCTCGGCACCTAGAACCTCTGTGATATGGAAAAACACGTCCTCGTCGCCGTCCTCACGCTCTATAAATCCGTAACTCTTCTCGTTGTGGAAGAATTTTACAGTACCTTCTGCCATTTGAGTTCTCCTTTAACGTCTATAAGTTCTTAGCCTTAAAAAGAATTCTGGTGATCTCCGTCTTCCGTAAGTATAATCCGAGAAAGACGCCAACTCACCTTATGTCGCTCATAGACAACGTAATGGCTTCTCTTCACGTGATATTCGCCGCGGTCTGGATAGGAAGTGCCCTCTTCATGGCGGGGGTCGTCGTACCCGCCGCGCGCGACGGAAAGATGAGCTCCGAACTCGCGTCGCACGTCGCCGACAGGTTCTCTCTCGTCTCGATCGTCGGCTCAGCAGTCATGTTCGTGACAGGTGGACACATGGCTGGCACGATGTATAACTTCGGTGCTCTCCTCAACACAGTCGGCGGCAACCTCGTACTCACGATGGTCGTCCTCTGGTTCCTGGTATCGGGATTCCTACATATGGCGACTAAGAAACTCAAGGACGGAGTCGACGAAGACAGGGTCAGGACGCCGGCTAAGAACAGCTTAGTCTGGTACAGGATCTCGGCGGTTCTCGGCTTCTTACTCCTCGTGAACGGCGCGCTCCTCAGCTTCGTTTACTGAGCTAAGACGTCTTTACGAGGCGGTGTTCGATACCTTCTGACTGGAGCCTGTCAGTCAGGCTTCCCGTCCTGTCCTCGACTACACAGACGACCGCCGAGACGCCGTTGAGACACGCCTCGACTACACCCTCCTCGACTCCGTACCGAATGTAGTCTCTGACCTCTGACTTCTCGAGTGCGACCTCGGCTTCTGTTCCGAGTCCGAAGACGACGGCGGCGTCCTCGGTTTCCTCCCTGATCACTTCGGTCTCTACTTCTCTGCTTCCGCCGTCCTCGACTGAGGGAACCTGAAGGACTGTCACCGAACCCGGCTCCATCTCTATCAGGCCCTCGAACTCTGTTATTCCGATGTCCTCGCCCTCCTCGGCTGCTGTGACGGCTACGGCTGTCGGCGATCCGTCGCCGTCGGCTCGTGATACGTACATCCTTCCCTCCTCCATCTCTATGCCAACCCTGTCGCCCTCTTCTATACTCTCCCTTGCGACAGCCGTCTCTACGAAGACCTCTCCCATTACGTCACCTGTTACGTGTTCGAGGTAGTCGTCTAGCTCCTCTGCGCGCGAGAGTATGAGGTCGGCACCTTCCTTCGTCACAGTGTACCTTCCGCGCGCGAGGTTCTCGACGAGACCCTCGTCGACGAGGTAATGCATGTGATCCGAGACAGCCTGTGGAGTTATACCTATGCTGTCGGCTATCTCCGTCTGACTTATAGCGGGCTGGTTCTCCGCAATCTGAACGAGTATCTGGAACCTAGTTATCTCCCGCTTGTCGTTGAGAAGTCGGCTCTTCATTCTCCTTCTGAGTAAGTAGACGTGCCCGAGACTAATCTATTTTGGTAACCCACCGGCAAAAATATATTAACCGTGAGTACGACTAACGCCCCATGGATAACTCAAAGACCAGAAGGAGGTTTCTTACTTCTGCGGGACTCTTAGCCCTCGCTGGATGTGTTCAGACGACCAACCAGGGGCAAGAGACACAGAACGGGGATCAGGCGGACTCGGACGGCGGCTCTGGCGACGGATCGAACTCGGGCAACGGCGGCTCCGGGGGCAACTCGAACACGGCTGACGGAGACCAGAACGAGACACAGACACAGAACGAGACGGCGAACGAGACCGCAGACGTCGAGGAGGAGGTCGACTACGTCTCGGAGCCGAGAAGGGACAGACGTGTGAGTGTAGTCCGTGACTCCGTGAGAATTAAGGGCAAGACTATCTGGGGCGAGGTCGAGAACACGGGGAACGTACCTCTGATGGGAAGCGACATAGAGGTTCTCGGAAATATGCTCGACAACGACGGGATCGAGATAGCTAGAGGAGAGACCAACCCCAAGGACGTCTACTTCGAGCCGGGTGAGACACTCCCGTTCAAGTTCAGCATAAGCGTCGAGGTCAAGTCGGCTAAGTCGGAGGTCAACGACAGGATGTCGTCGGCTCAGAGACTCGCCGAGTTCGGACAGAGGTTCGCCGACTTCCTACATCTCGAAGCCGACGTTCTTCCGAGATCAGAACTCGAAATTCCGATTCCGAGAAAACACTACGGAGCCAAGAACCTGAGTCTTCTCGATGGTAAACTCGTAGAAGTCACGACTTCAGTCACAGAAGGCGGTAACGTAATCCCCGACACCAGACAGAGAAAGGCGACCTTCGACCTGCGTCTCAACAACCTCTCCGAAAGAAAGGTCGAGAACTTTGGTGTCGTGATAACACTCAGGAAAGAGGGGTCGACGCCTCAGTTAGTCGACTTCAAGTTCGTAAATGCGAGTCTCGAACCCGAGGACAGGGGCGAGAACAGGGTCGTAAAGGAGATCAGCTTAGACCAGAGGAACCTCAACGTCAGAGACCCCGAGATACGTATAACTCTCTACGAGAACACCGAAATAGTAGCCGCGGACGCTGAATAAACTGCCTACTCTAGACTTCTTCGAGGTGCTCTATTCCCTTCTTGCTCACGTTCGCCTCTGTGATCTCGTCGGGCATCCAGTCGGGCTTGTTCTCGGGTGCTGTCTCCTCCCACGCCCACGCGTCATATATGTGTACCTTGTCGGTACCCTTCTCACGTAGACGTATCTCAGTTGCGTTGTCCTTTGCGTCTTCCTCCGACCCGTGGACGTCGTCGAGTCTTCTCGCCGCCTTCAGCGCAGCCTGTCTCGGAGTGTTTCCGCTGAAAACGCTCGTCTCTTCACTGTCGGTTCTTAGCGCGAAGTTTCTTTTGCCGTCTTCTCTTACCATTTTTGGCACACCGTATGGGGAAGTCTATTCCGTACTGTAATATTAAATTAACGACGGTCTGCATCTATTTCACCGAAAGATACTTACGTCATGAGAAAACGCGACCCAGAAATACGACGAACCGCGCGGTTCACGTTGTTGCAGTGATCTCCTCGACCACGTCGTTGACTCCCATCGCTATTCCCTCGACCTCTATTCCGCCTTTACCCTTAGCGGCGTCGCCGACTACATAGACGCCGTCGAGTGGAGTGTCGTTTCCGGCTTTGTAGCCGTTCGCGACGCGGTTGACGGGCCAGTCTCCCTTGTAGCCCTGTGACAGGAGTATCTCGTAGTCGGCGTCGGGGAATATCTCTTCGAGGTCTGACTTCGCCTTACGTATAGCCTCTCCCGCCGTCTCCCTCTCGGGGTTCCAGCTCATATGTGCCTCCGTGAGATGTTTGCCGTCGGGAGCGAGACTCGGATCGGCGTGTGTGACCTCGTTTATTCCGTCTACCTTCTCGGCTTCGGGCGCGAACAGTATTCCGTTGTAACCCAGGAGTGGCTCGTCGGTTCCTAAGCTCATCTTTATACCCGGTGACGGCGGGCGACTCTCCGCCTCTTCGAGGTAGTCGTCGTCTCCCATCAGACGTGCTGTGATACGGTGTCCTGCGTTCGAGATTACGTAGTCGGCTTCGACCGTCTCGCCCTCGACTGTGACCTCACCCTCGTCTATCGCCTCGACCTCGTGTCT
This is a stretch of genomic DNA from Candidatus Afararchaeum irisae. It encodes these proteins:
- a CDS encoding bifunctional nuclease family protein: MRADVIGVDSHDPGDYCVILRVEDDRAVAVPVEARHAQSIRLGLDNTRFGRPLTHDLLIEVLTEMGGAVDSAEIYAYDEERDEFYARLKTESYRGGDRRDEIPYDCDPGDAVGVALKSSAPIRVSEDVVEEAPAPESETGW
- a CDS encoding cold shock domain-containing protein codes for the protein MAEGTVKFFHNEKSYGFIEREDGDEDVFFHITEVLGAEIDEDDVVEFEIEEAEEGPRAIDVRRVATSDSE
- a CDS encoding copper resistance protein CopD; amino-acid sequence: MSLIDNVMASLHVIFAAVWIGSALFMAGVVVPAARDGKMSSELASHVADRFSLVSIVGSAVMFVTGGHMAGTMYNFGALLNTVGGNLVLTMVVLWFLVSGFLHMATKKLKDGVDEDRVRTPAKNSLVWYRISAVLGFLLLVNGALLSFVY
- a CDS encoding winged helix-turn-helix transcriptional regulator, with amino-acid sequence MKSRLLNDKREITRFQILVQIAENQPAISQTEIADSIGITPQAVSDHMHYLVDEGLVENLARGRYTVTKEGADLILSRAEELDDYLEHVTGDVMGEVFVETAVARESIEEGDRVGIEMEEGRMYVSRADGDGSPTAVAVTAAEEGEDIGITEFEGLIEMEPGSVTVLQVPSVEDGGSREVETEVIREETEDAAVVFGLGTEAEVALEKSEVRDYIRYGVEEGVVEACLNGVSAVVCVVEDRTGSLTDRLQSEGIEHRLVKTS
- a CDS encoding non-histone chromosomal MC1 family protein, with product MVREDGKRNFALRTDSEETSVFSGNTPRQAALKAARRLDDVHGSEEDAKDNATEIRLREKGTDKVHIYDAWAWEETAPENKPDWMPDEITEANVSKKGIEHLEEV